In Ostrea edulis chromosome 6, xbOstEdul1.1, whole genome shotgun sequence, a single window of DNA contains:
- the LOC125645454 gene encoding uncharacterized protein LOC125645454 yields MRVDSMAKDPDEVFNLSEYPDEEYPDEDRNLPEYPDEGRNLPEYPDEGRNLPEYPDEGRNLPEYPDEGRNLPEYPDKGCNLPEYPNKGCNLPEYPDKGCNLPEYPDDGCNLSEYPDEGRNLSEYPDKECNLPEYPDKGCNLLKQYIYRLLSSV; encoded by the exons ATGCGTGTGGATAGCATGGCTAAGGATCCAGATGAGGTTTTCAATCTATCAGAGTATCCAGATGAAG AATATCCAGATGAAGATCGCAATCTACCAGAGTATCCAGATGAAGGTCGCAATCTACCAGAGTATCCAGATGAAGGTCGCAATCTACCAGAGTATCCAGATGAAGGTCGCAATCTACCAGAGTATCCAGATGAAGGTCGCAATCTACCAGAGTATCCGGATAAGGGTTGCAATCTACCAGAGTATCCGAATAAGGGTTGTAATCTCCCAGAGTATCCGGATAAGGGTTGTAATCTACCAGAGTATCCAGATGATGGTTGTAATCTATCAGAGTATCCAGATGAAGGTCGCAATCTATCAGAGTATCCGGATAAGGAATGCAATCTACCAGAGTATCCGGATAAGGGTTGCAATCTACTAAAGCAATACATCTACCGTCTGCTATCCTCTGTGTAA